A stretch of the Thalassotalea euphylliae genome encodes the following:
- the alr gene encoding alanine racemase: MSVRTATAAIDLQALAHNVIQIKKLAPHSQILAVLKANAYGHGLERIAEALAEQDVGAFGVARLDEALALRACGVVKPIVLMEGFFSPQELPVLDVNNLHTVIHNQEQLDALLTADLQTPVKVWLKVDTGMHRLGVEPEQFRDFYQALKKSSNVQDDIVLMSHLSCADDVESKYTPTQLSLFNSLTDVLAGQKTLANSAAICAWPDTHFDWVRPGLMLYGVSPMQDKVADELNIQPVMTLKSSLIAKRFIRKGESVGYGAAWIAEQDTHIGVIAIGYGDGYPRHASNGTPVLLNGRRVPLVGRVSMDMINVDLGGAAEGECADNIGDIATLWGAGLGIEEIAQWATTIPYELLCNITRRVNMTVSS, translated from the coding sequence ATGTCGGTTCGAACTGCAACGGCTGCAATTGATTTGCAGGCGCTCGCCCATAATGTCATCCAAATCAAAAAACTTGCCCCGCATTCGCAAATCTTGGCAGTGCTTAAAGCCAATGCTTATGGCCATGGCTTAGAGCGCATTGCTGAAGCACTAGCGGAGCAGGATGTTGGTGCATTCGGTGTCGCGCGTTTAGATGAAGCGCTGGCGCTTAGAGCCTGTGGTGTGGTCAAACCGATAGTCTTGATGGAAGGCTTTTTTAGTCCGCAAGAATTGCCTGTACTGGATGTGAATAACCTTCATACGGTGATTCATAACCAAGAGCAACTAGATGCATTGTTGACAGCTGATTTGCAAACACCAGTAAAAGTGTGGCTAAAAGTTGATACGGGCATGCATCGCCTTGGTGTTGAACCTGAGCAGTTTCGCGATTTTTATCAGGCGTTAAAAAAGTCGTCTAATGTGCAAGATGATATTGTGCTGATGAGTCATTTAAGCTGCGCGGATGATGTTGAAAGCAAGTATACGCCAACACAACTTAGTTTGTTTAATTCGCTAACTGATGTATTAGCGGGGCAAAAAACACTAGCAAATTCTGCCGCGATTTGTGCTTGGCCGGATACCCACTTTGATTGGGTCAGACCGGGTTTAATGCTCTACGGCGTCAGCCCTATGCAGGATAAAGTTGCAGACGAGCTTAATATTCAGCCAGTGATGACGTTAAAATCTAGCCTAATAGCTAAGCGTTTTATTAGAAAAGGCGAGTCAGTGGGTTATGGCGCAGCATGGATCGCAGAACAAGACACTCATATCGGTGTAATTGCCATTGGTTATGGTGATGGTTACCCCCGTCACGCATCCAACGGCACGCCGGTATTGCTAAATGGCCGCAGAGTGCCCTTAGTTGGCCGCGTTTCAATGGATATGATCAATGTCGACTTAGGCGGCGCAGCCGAGGGCGAATGTGCCGACAACATCGGCGATATTGCCACTTTGTGGGGCGCAGGCTTAGGCATTGAAGAAATTGCCCAATGGGCAACCACAATTCCTTACGAGCTACTGTGTAATATCACCCGTCGCGTTAATATGACGGTATCCTCCTAG
- a CDS encoding secondary thiamine-phosphate synthase enzyme YjbQ — protein MWQQVEFSLSAKARGFHLVTNEVERKLPALGGIQCGLLHLFVKHTSASLTINENADPTVRSDMEAHFNHFVPENARYYQHTYEGADDMPAHIKASTLGTSVSIPITNGRLNLGTWQGIYLGEHRDYGGSRTLVATIQGE, from the coding sequence ATGTGGCAACAAGTTGAATTTTCTCTGTCTGCGAAAGCACGTGGCTTTCACTTAGTCACAAACGAAGTAGAACGAAAATTACCAGCACTAGGTGGTATTCAGTGTGGCCTTTTACACTTATTTGTAAAACACACGTCAGCTTCACTGACTATTAACGAAAATGCTGATCCAACCGTACGCTCTGATATGGAAGCGCACTTCAATCACTTTGTGCCTGAAAATGCCCGTTATTATCAACACACCTATGAAGGTGCGGATGATATGCCAGCGCATATTAAAGCCAGTACATTAGGCACCAGCGTTAGTATCCCTATTACTAATGGCCGATTAAACTTGGGGACTTGGCAAGGTATTTATTTAGGTGAGCATAGAGATTACGGTGGCAGCCGAACACTCGTAGCTACCATCCAAGGTGAGTAA
- a CDS encoding LysR substrate-binding domain-containing protein: MLELKHLRTIRAIDQQGSLTKAAEQLATSQSALSHQLKELEYKLATKLVTRDKRKLDLTTQGKSIKSLADEVLPKIDALVATLTERPQAQSLSLGFACHACFQWLMPICRNLQQDYPSLSWDIRDDVFEQECDLDILFTDEASTDVQVIEIKLGQFEQVAVVSELNPLSSKDQLVAEDFVNQVLLTYPVEINRLDIFNQVLTPANVVPAKTRKVANSHSILQMIHGNIGVAVLPDWLVNAYQYQTGIRTIPLAPAITKSLYIRLKQDIAELSSVKQLVIASRDKFATLMQPFQ, encoded by the coding sequence ATGTTAGAACTTAAGCATTTGCGCACCATCCGCGCAATTGATCAGCAAGGCAGCTTAACCAAAGCTGCAGAGCAGTTGGCGACAAGCCAATCGGCATTGTCACACCAACTCAAAGAGCTAGAATACAAGCTGGCAACTAAATTAGTCACACGTGATAAACGTAAACTCGACTTAACCACGCAAGGCAAATCAATTAAGTCACTGGCTGATGAAGTCTTACCAAAAATCGATGCGCTTGTTGCAACACTAACAGAAAGGCCGCAAGCTCAGAGCTTGTCACTGGGTTTTGCATGCCACGCTTGCTTTCAATGGTTGATGCCCATTTGTCGGAACTTACAACAAGATTACCCGAGCCTAAGTTGGGATATAAGAGATGATGTCTTCGAGCAAGAGTGTGATTTAGATATTTTGTTTACCGACGAAGCCAGCACCGATGTTCAAGTGATAGAAATTAAATTGGGGCAATTTGAGCAAGTGGCTGTAGTTAGTGAGCTTAACCCTTTGTCCTCAAAAGACCAGCTAGTTGCGGAAGACTTTGTCAATCAAGTGCTGCTTACCTACCCAGTGGAGATTAACCGTCTTGATATCTTTAACCAAGTGCTGACACCTGCCAATGTTGTACCTGCCAAAACGAGAAAGGTGGCGAATTCTCACTCTATATTACAAATGATCCACGGCAATATTGGTGTAGCCGTTCTTCCCGATTGGTTAGTCAATGCTTACCAATACCAAACAGGCATACGAACAATACCTTTAGCACCCGCAATTACAAAGTCACTGTATATTCGCTTAAAGCAAGATATTGCTGAGCTAAGCAGCGTAAAACAACTGGTGATTGCATCACGTGATAAATTCGCTACGCTTATGCAACCATTTCAATAA